A stretch of Penaeus vannamei isolate JL-2024 chromosome 18, ASM4276789v1, whole genome shotgun sequence DNA encodes these proteins:
- the siz gene encoding IQ motif and SEC7 domain-containing protein 1 isoform X14, which produces MLICLSGFVIPPPISSPVKVDRPYCGKGPPPNRGVGPGITKSYSVEGAAPPVPPHHLHHGPPHHHHNGSLVRRPQMPQAVSQSSGVGMGGRRQAPRGAAADDSSNRGGRWRGSGAPGTGHGYELSQDLADMRLEMLERRYGGEVARRAAVTIQRAYRHYAMYKKFRSITATAKAQEKRLSRRFTVDVPEWNDTSNQHYHDAEHFIRSEFDQLQRNLSATVYGEGRRPARSLSLRDTPRTTTPATSTTSSRIQQDNHDLHDTLAAMNDSSLYCHVSAHSPLTPTSTPTPAPTHARNGSGDYQHQGDVASYASSRDIKYISSDEGGFGSQDSANMARLTVVNQRRGVGRGKKIPPEVPRRSSSIKSSESSGSVDSAAALSTANHRVQCHPPSLTPPSSTPSSLTSEGGHSDRGALRRSADNGSLSSVQSSGSDSSLSQSTSDRATPLSTHDQVDNSDYHPTSPIWKRKNQQMSTSEVIYDDKRLSNISENSEDSLQSHSSEGMTYSQTIPSQIPHSARYAHAHYTHTPHMPKVPEVVRKRQYRVGLNLFNKKPERGVTYLIGRGFLENSPQAVAKFLLTRKGLSKQMIGEYLGNLQNSFNMAVLECFAQEIDLSGMQVDVALRKFQTHFRMPGEAQKIERLMQVFAQRYCQCNRDIVAKLRDPETIFVLAFAIIMLNTDLHTASMKQEKRMKIEDFIKNLRGIDDGYDIEREMLEGMYQRIKAQEFRPGHDHVTQVLKVQQTMVGKKPNLALPHRRLVCYCRLYEIPDITKKERVGVHQREVFLFNDLLVVTKIFSKKKNSVTYTFRQSYPLAGLVISTKEVPHYPYLMEVRQRVDNKVLIIFNARNEHDRTKFCEDLKESVCEMDEMESLRIEGELEKQKASLRASRPNSTTENRDSGVADMELLTTNEKNGTLKSDSTLKRSALSNSLLDIHEADGGGRSVRRGSVGSLDSGMSVSFQSTSASNETSPASGPQQPVTTSASQGDLQQQQQRRSLTSNSSFLGQLFRPRRTSRPELNISGVEV; this is translated from the exons atgctTATCTGCTTGTCCGGTTTCGTGATTCCCCCTCCGATCAG tTCCCCGGTGAAGGTAGATCGTCCATACTGCGGCAAGGGACCGCCACCAAACCGGGGCGTGGGTCCGGGCATCACCAAGTCCTACAGTGTCGAGGGCGCAGCGCCCCCCGTCCCgccccaccatctccaccatgggcctcctcaccaccaccataatgGCAGCCTCGTCCGCCGACCTCAG ATGCCACAGGCAGTATCACAGTCGAGCGGCGTGGGCATGGGCGGCCGAAGGCAGGCGCCCCGAGGGGCAGCGGCAGATGACAGCAGCAACCGCGGCGGGCGGTGGCGAGGCAGCGGAGCGCCCGGCACCGGCCATGGATATGAACTCTCACAAGATCTTGCAGATATGCGTCTGGAGATGCTGGAACGCAG GTATGGTGGCGAGGTAGCGCGCCGGGCGGCGGTGACCATCCAGAGAGCCTACCGACACTATGCCATGTACAAAAAGTTCCGCTCCATCACTGCCACAGCCAAAGCACAGGAGAAGCGCCTCTCGCGGAGGTTCACCGTGGACGTGCCCGAGTGGAACGATACCTCCAATCAGCACTATCACGATGCGGAACACTTTATCCGCTCAGAGTTTGATCAGCTTCAGAGAAATCTGAGTGCCACAG TGTACGGCGAGGGGAGACGGCCGGCCCGGTCGCTGTCCCTGCGCGACACGCCTAGGACGACCACCCCGGCCACCTCCACGACGTCCTCGCGAATACAGCAGGATAATCACGACCTTCACGACACGCTGGCGGCCATGAACGACAGTTCTCTCTACTGCCATGTGTCAGCTCACTCTCCTCTCACGCcgacctccacgcccaccccggCGCCCACGCACGCGAGGAACGGCTCCGGCGACTACCAACACCAGGGCGACGTCGCCTCATACGCCTCTTCCAGGGATATCAAGTACATCTCGTCGGACGAGGGCGGCTTC GGAAGTCAGGACAGTGCAAACATGGCCCGTTTGACGGTGGTCAATCAGAGGCGAGGAGTTGGGCGTGGCAAGAAGATCCCGCCAGAGGTCCCCCGACGCTCGTCTTCCATCAAGTCCAGTGAGAGCAGTGGTAGTGTGGACAG TGCTGCGGCGCTATCAACAGCCAACCATAGAGTACAGTGTCATCCACCATCTTTGACACCACCTTCATCTACTCCCTCATCCCTCACATCAGAAGGAGGACACAGTGACAGAGGCGCACTTAGAAG GTCTGCAGACAATGGCTCTCTGTCCAGTGTTCAGTCCTCGGGCTCAGACTCTTCACTCTCTCAGTCTACGTCTGATCGCGCTACTCCCCTATCAACCCATGACCAAGTTGATAATTCAGACTACCATCCCACTTCCCCAATATGGAAGCGCAAGAATCAG CAGATGAGCACAAGTGAGGTCATCTATGACGATAAGCGGTTGAGCAACATCAGCGAAAACTCAGAAGATTCCCTGCAGTCCCATTCCTCGGAAGGAATGACTTACTCTCAAACCATCCCCTCACAGATCCCACACTCTGCACGCTACGCTCATGCTCATTATACCCATACTCCTCACATGCCCAAG GTGCCAGAAGTTGTTCGAAAGAGACAATATCGTGTTGGCCTGAATCTCTTCAACAAGAAACCAGAGAGAGGTGTGACCTACCTGATAGGACGAGGCTTCTTAGAAAATTCCCCTCAAGCTGTGGCCAAGTTCTTATTAACAAGAAAAGGTTTAAGCAAGCAGATGATTGGAGAATATCTTGGCAATCTTCAGAACAGCTTTAACATGGCTGTACTTGA GTGTTTTGCACAAGAGATCGACCTGTCTGGTATGCAGGTGGATGTGGCTCTGCGTAAGTTCCAGACACACTTCCGAATGCCAGGAGAAGCACAAAAGATTGAACGCCTTATGCAGGTGTTTGCTCAGCGGTATTGTCAGTGTAACAGAGACATTGTGGCAAAGCTAAGAGATCCTGAAACCATTTTTGTCTTAGCCTTTGCCATTATTATGCTTAACACAGATCTTCATACTGCATCcatgaaacaagaaaagagaatgaagattgAGGACTTTATTAAGAATTTaagag GTATTGATGATGGGTATGACATTGAGCGTGAAATGCTGGAAGGAATGTATCAGCGCATCAAGGCGCAGGAGTTCAGACCTGGCCATGATCATGTTACCCAGGTTCTAAAG GTACAACAGACGATGGTAGGTAAGAAACCAAACTTGGCACTACCTCACCGTCGCCTAGTTTGCTACTGCCGACTGTATGAAATTCCTGACAtcaccaagaaagagagagttggagtCCACCAGCGTGAAGTCTTCCTCTTCAATGATCTGTTGGTTGTAACAAAGATTTTCTCCAAGAAGAAAAATTCTGTCACGTACACCTTTAGGCAAAGCTATCCTCTAGCTGGTCTTGTGATATCCACAAAGGAGGTGCCAC attATCCATATCTCATGGAAGTGCGTCAAAGAGTTGATAACAAAGTCTTGATTATTTTCAATGCGCGGAATGAGCATGATCGCACCAAATTTTGTGAGGATCTGAAGGAGAGCGTATGTGAAATGGATGAGATGGAATCTTTAAGAATTGAGGGTGAGCTGGAGAAGCAAAAGGCTTCTTTGAGGGCATCACGGCCCAACTCTACAACTGAGAACAGAGACTCCGGAGTTGCTGATATGGAGTTATTGACTACAAATGAGAAGAATGGAACACTGAAATCAGATTCTACTCTAAAGAGATCAGCTCTAAGTAACTCACTATTGGACATCCATGAGGCTG ACGGTGGTGGGCGGTCAGTGCGTCGGGGCAGTGTTGGCTCCCTCGACTCTGGCATGTCTGTGTCCTTCCAGTCCACTAGTGCCTCCAATGAAACGTCTCCTGCCAGTGGTCCTCAACAACCTGTCACCACCAGTGCCAGCCAGGGAGAtctacaacagcaacagcaacggcGTTCTCTGACCTCAAATTCATCCTTCCTTGGTCAACTGTTCAGACCTCGTAGAACCTCACGTCCTGAGCTAAATATTTCAGGAGTGGAGGTGTGA
- the siz gene encoding IQ motif and SEC7 domain-containing protein 1 isoform X11, with protein MEDKDAQIKRLTLECESLKKELEKSMQERDVLLCEVNRLKFELQMSDLKRLKEEETSDVSSPVKVDRPYCGKGPPPNRGVGPGITKSYSVEGAAPPVPPHHLHHGPPHHHHNGSLVRRPQMPQAVSQSSGVGMGGRRQAPRGAAADDSSNRGGRWRGSGAPGTGHGYELSQDLADMRLEMLERRYGGEVARRAAVTIQRAYRHYAMYKKFRSITATAKAQEKRLSRRFTVDVPEWNDTSNQHYHDAEHFIRSEFDQLQRNLSATVYGEGRRPARSLSLRDTPRTTTPATSTTSSRIQQDNHDLHDTLAAMNDSSLYCHVSAHSPLTPTSTPTPAPTHARNGSGDYQHQGDVASYASSRDIKYISSDEGGFGSQDSANMARLTVVNQRRGVGRGKKIPPEVPRRSSSIKSSESSGSVDSAAALSTANHRVQCHPPSLTPPSSTPSSLTSEGGHSDRGALRRSADNGSLSSVQSSGSDSSLSQSTSDRATPLSTHDQVDNSDYHPTSPIWKRKNQQMSTSEVIYDDKRLSNISENSEDSLQSHSSEGMTYSQTIPSQIPHSARYAHAHYTHTPHMPKVPEVVRKRQYRVGLNLFNKKPERGVTYLIGRGFLENSPQAVAKFLLTRKGLSKQMIGEYLGNLQNSFNMAVLECFAQEIDLSGMQVDVALRKFQTHFRMPGEAQKIERLMQVFAQRYCQCNRDIVAKLRDPETIFVLAFAIIMLNTDLHTASMKQEKRMKIEDFIKNLRGIDDGYDIEREMLEGMYQRIKAQEFRPGHDHVTQVLKVQQTMVGKKPNLALPHRRLVCYCRLYEIPDITKKERVGVHQREVFLFNDLLVVTKIFSKKKNSVTYTFRQSYPLAGLVISTKEVPHYPYLMEVRQRVDNKVLIIFNARNEHDRTKFCEDLKESVCEMDEMESLRIEGELEKQKASLRASRPNSTTENRDSGVADMELLTTNEKNGTLKSDSTLKRSALSNSLLDIHEADGGGRSVRRGSVGSLDSGMSVSFQSTSASNETSPASGPQQPVTTSASQGDLQQQQQRRSLTSNSSFLGQLFRPRRTSRPELNISGVEV; from the exons tTCCCCGGTGAAGGTAGATCGTCCATACTGCGGCAAGGGACCGCCACCAAACCGGGGCGTGGGTCCGGGCATCACCAAGTCCTACAGTGTCGAGGGCGCAGCGCCCCCCGTCCCgccccaccatctccaccatgggcctcctcaccaccaccataatgGCAGCCTCGTCCGCCGACCTCAG ATGCCACAGGCAGTATCACAGTCGAGCGGCGTGGGCATGGGCGGCCGAAGGCAGGCGCCCCGAGGGGCAGCGGCAGATGACAGCAGCAACCGCGGCGGGCGGTGGCGAGGCAGCGGAGCGCCCGGCACCGGCCATGGATATGAACTCTCACAAGATCTTGCAGATATGCGTCTGGAGATGCTGGAACGCAG GTATGGTGGCGAGGTAGCGCGCCGGGCGGCGGTGACCATCCAGAGAGCCTACCGACACTATGCCATGTACAAAAAGTTCCGCTCCATCACTGCCACAGCCAAAGCACAGGAGAAGCGCCTCTCGCGGAGGTTCACCGTGGACGTGCCCGAGTGGAACGATACCTCCAATCAGCACTATCACGATGCGGAACACTTTATCCGCTCAGAGTTTGATCAGCTTCAGAGAAATCTGAGTGCCACAG TGTACGGCGAGGGGAGACGGCCGGCCCGGTCGCTGTCCCTGCGCGACACGCCTAGGACGACCACCCCGGCCACCTCCACGACGTCCTCGCGAATACAGCAGGATAATCACGACCTTCACGACACGCTGGCGGCCATGAACGACAGTTCTCTCTACTGCCATGTGTCAGCTCACTCTCCTCTCACGCcgacctccacgcccaccccggCGCCCACGCACGCGAGGAACGGCTCCGGCGACTACCAACACCAGGGCGACGTCGCCTCATACGCCTCTTCCAGGGATATCAAGTACATCTCGTCGGACGAGGGCGGCTTC GGAAGTCAGGACAGTGCAAACATGGCCCGTTTGACGGTGGTCAATCAGAGGCGAGGAGTTGGGCGTGGCAAGAAGATCCCGCCAGAGGTCCCCCGACGCTCGTCTTCCATCAAGTCCAGTGAGAGCAGTGGTAGTGTGGACAG TGCTGCGGCGCTATCAACAGCCAACCATAGAGTACAGTGTCATCCACCATCTTTGACACCACCTTCATCTACTCCCTCATCCCTCACATCAGAAGGAGGACACAGTGACAGAGGCGCACTTAGAAG GTCTGCAGACAATGGCTCTCTGTCCAGTGTTCAGTCCTCGGGCTCAGACTCTTCACTCTCTCAGTCTACGTCTGATCGCGCTACTCCCCTATCAACCCATGACCAAGTTGATAATTCAGACTACCATCCCACTTCCCCAATATGGAAGCGCAAGAATCAG CAGATGAGCACAAGTGAGGTCATCTATGACGATAAGCGGTTGAGCAACATCAGCGAAAACTCAGAAGATTCCCTGCAGTCCCATTCCTCGGAAGGAATGACTTACTCTCAAACCATCCCCTCACAGATCCCACACTCTGCACGCTACGCTCATGCTCATTATACCCATACTCCTCACATGCCCAAG GTGCCAGAAGTTGTTCGAAAGAGACAATATCGTGTTGGCCTGAATCTCTTCAACAAGAAACCAGAGAGAGGTGTGACCTACCTGATAGGACGAGGCTTCTTAGAAAATTCCCCTCAAGCTGTGGCCAAGTTCTTATTAACAAGAAAAGGTTTAAGCAAGCAGATGATTGGAGAATATCTTGGCAATCTTCAGAACAGCTTTAACATGGCTGTACTTGA GTGTTTTGCACAAGAGATCGACCTGTCTGGTATGCAGGTGGATGTGGCTCTGCGTAAGTTCCAGACACACTTCCGAATGCCAGGAGAAGCACAAAAGATTGAACGCCTTATGCAGGTGTTTGCTCAGCGGTATTGTCAGTGTAACAGAGACATTGTGGCAAAGCTAAGAGATCCTGAAACCATTTTTGTCTTAGCCTTTGCCATTATTATGCTTAACACAGATCTTCATACTGCATCcatgaaacaagaaaagagaatgaagattgAGGACTTTATTAAGAATTTaagag GTATTGATGATGGGTATGACATTGAGCGTGAAATGCTGGAAGGAATGTATCAGCGCATCAAGGCGCAGGAGTTCAGACCTGGCCATGATCATGTTACCCAGGTTCTAAAG GTACAACAGACGATGGTAGGTAAGAAACCAAACTTGGCACTACCTCACCGTCGCCTAGTTTGCTACTGCCGACTGTATGAAATTCCTGACAtcaccaagaaagagagagttggagtCCACCAGCGTGAAGTCTTCCTCTTCAATGATCTGTTGGTTGTAACAAAGATTTTCTCCAAGAAGAAAAATTCTGTCACGTACACCTTTAGGCAAAGCTATCCTCTAGCTGGTCTTGTGATATCCACAAAGGAGGTGCCAC attATCCATATCTCATGGAAGTGCGTCAAAGAGTTGATAACAAAGTCTTGATTATTTTCAATGCGCGGAATGAGCATGATCGCACCAAATTTTGTGAGGATCTGAAGGAGAGCGTATGTGAAATGGATGAGATGGAATCTTTAAGAATTGAGGGTGAGCTGGAGAAGCAAAAGGCTTCTTTGAGGGCATCACGGCCCAACTCTACAACTGAGAACAGAGACTCCGGAGTTGCTGATATGGAGTTATTGACTACAAATGAGAAGAATGGAACACTGAAATCAGATTCTACTCTAAAGAGATCAGCTCTAAGTAACTCACTATTGGACATCCATGAGGCTG ACGGTGGTGGGCGGTCAGTGCGTCGGGGCAGTGTTGGCTCCCTCGACTCTGGCATGTCTGTGTCCTTCCAGTCCACTAGTGCCTCCAATGAAACGTCTCCTGCCAGTGGTCCTCAACAACCTGTCACCACCAGTGCCAGCCAGGGAGAtctacaacagcaacagcaacggcGTTCTCTGACCTCAAATTCATCCTTCCTTGGTCAACTGTTCAGACCTCGTAGAACCTCACGTCCTGAGCTAAATATTTCAGGAGTGGAGGTGTGA
- the siz gene encoding IQ motif and SEC7 domain-containing protein 1 isoform X13, which produces MRVPLKIRRFSLFSSTSASPPQPSSPVKVDRPYCGKGPPPNRGVGPGITKSYSVEGAAPPVPPHHLHHGPPHHHHNGSLVRRPQMPQAVSQSSGVGMGGRRQAPRGAAADDSSNRGGRWRGSGAPGTGHGYELSQDLADMRLEMLERRYGGEVARRAAVTIQRAYRHYAMYKKFRSITATAKAQEKRLSRRFTVDVPEWNDTSNQHYHDAEHFIRSEFDQLQRNLSATVYGEGRRPARSLSLRDTPRTTTPATSTTSSRIQQDNHDLHDTLAAMNDSSLYCHVSAHSPLTPTSTPTPAPTHARNGSGDYQHQGDVASYASSRDIKYISSDEGGFGSQDSANMARLTVVNQRRGVGRGKKIPPEVPRRSSSIKSSESSGSVDSAAALSTANHRVQCHPPSLTPPSSTPSSLTSEGGHSDRGALRRSADNGSLSSVQSSGSDSSLSQSTSDRATPLSTHDQVDNSDYHPTSPIWKRKNQQMSTSEVIYDDKRLSNISENSEDSLQSHSSEGMTYSQTIPSQIPHSARYAHAHYTHTPHMPKVPEVVRKRQYRVGLNLFNKKPERGVTYLIGRGFLENSPQAVAKFLLTRKGLSKQMIGEYLGNLQNSFNMAVLECFAQEIDLSGMQVDVALRKFQTHFRMPGEAQKIERLMQVFAQRYCQCNRDIVAKLRDPETIFVLAFAIIMLNTDLHTASMKQEKRMKIEDFIKNLRGIDDGYDIEREMLEGMYQRIKAQEFRPGHDHVTQVLKVQQTMVGKKPNLALPHRRLVCYCRLYEIPDITKKERVGVHQREVFLFNDLLVVTKIFSKKKNSVTYTFRQSYPLAGLVISTKEVPHYPYLMEVRQRVDNKVLIIFNARNEHDRTKFCEDLKESVCEMDEMESLRIEGELEKQKASLRASRPNSTTENRDSGVADMELLTTNEKNGTLKSDSTLKRSALSNSLLDIHEADGGGRSVRRGSVGSLDSGMSVSFQSTSASNETSPASGPQQPVTTSASQGDLQQQQQRRSLTSNSSFLGQLFRPRRTSRPELNISGVEV; this is translated from the exons tTCCCCGGTGAAGGTAGATCGTCCATACTGCGGCAAGGGACCGCCACCAAACCGGGGCGTGGGTCCGGGCATCACCAAGTCCTACAGTGTCGAGGGCGCAGCGCCCCCCGTCCCgccccaccatctccaccatgggcctcctcaccaccaccataatgGCAGCCTCGTCCGCCGACCTCAG ATGCCACAGGCAGTATCACAGTCGAGCGGCGTGGGCATGGGCGGCCGAAGGCAGGCGCCCCGAGGGGCAGCGGCAGATGACAGCAGCAACCGCGGCGGGCGGTGGCGAGGCAGCGGAGCGCCCGGCACCGGCCATGGATATGAACTCTCACAAGATCTTGCAGATATGCGTCTGGAGATGCTGGAACGCAG GTATGGTGGCGAGGTAGCGCGCCGGGCGGCGGTGACCATCCAGAGAGCCTACCGACACTATGCCATGTACAAAAAGTTCCGCTCCATCACTGCCACAGCCAAAGCACAGGAGAAGCGCCTCTCGCGGAGGTTCACCGTGGACGTGCCCGAGTGGAACGATACCTCCAATCAGCACTATCACGATGCGGAACACTTTATCCGCTCAGAGTTTGATCAGCTTCAGAGAAATCTGAGTGCCACAG TGTACGGCGAGGGGAGACGGCCGGCCCGGTCGCTGTCCCTGCGCGACACGCCTAGGACGACCACCCCGGCCACCTCCACGACGTCCTCGCGAATACAGCAGGATAATCACGACCTTCACGACACGCTGGCGGCCATGAACGACAGTTCTCTCTACTGCCATGTGTCAGCTCACTCTCCTCTCACGCcgacctccacgcccaccccggCGCCCACGCACGCGAGGAACGGCTCCGGCGACTACCAACACCAGGGCGACGTCGCCTCATACGCCTCTTCCAGGGATATCAAGTACATCTCGTCGGACGAGGGCGGCTTC GGAAGTCAGGACAGTGCAAACATGGCCCGTTTGACGGTGGTCAATCAGAGGCGAGGAGTTGGGCGTGGCAAGAAGATCCCGCCAGAGGTCCCCCGACGCTCGTCTTCCATCAAGTCCAGTGAGAGCAGTGGTAGTGTGGACAG TGCTGCGGCGCTATCAACAGCCAACCATAGAGTACAGTGTCATCCACCATCTTTGACACCACCTTCATCTACTCCCTCATCCCTCACATCAGAAGGAGGACACAGTGACAGAGGCGCACTTAGAAG GTCTGCAGACAATGGCTCTCTGTCCAGTGTTCAGTCCTCGGGCTCAGACTCTTCACTCTCTCAGTCTACGTCTGATCGCGCTACTCCCCTATCAACCCATGACCAAGTTGATAATTCAGACTACCATCCCACTTCCCCAATATGGAAGCGCAAGAATCAG CAGATGAGCACAAGTGAGGTCATCTATGACGATAAGCGGTTGAGCAACATCAGCGAAAACTCAGAAGATTCCCTGCAGTCCCATTCCTCGGAAGGAATGACTTACTCTCAAACCATCCCCTCACAGATCCCACACTCTGCACGCTACGCTCATGCTCATTATACCCATACTCCTCACATGCCCAAG GTGCCAGAAGTTGTTCGAAAGAGACAATATCGTGTTGGCCTGAATCTCTTCAACAAGAAACCAGAGAGAGGTGTGACCTACCTGATAGGACGAGGCTTCTTAGAAAATTCCCCTCAAGCTGTGGCCAAGTTCTTATTAACAAGAAAAGGTTTAAGCAAGCAGATGATTGGAGAATATCTTGGCAATCTTCAGAACAGCTTTAACATGGCTGTACTTGA GTGTTTTGCACAAGAGATCGACCTGTCTGGTATGCAGGTGGATGTGGCTCTGCGTAAGTTCCAGACACACTTCCGAATGCCAGGAGAAGCACAAAAGATTGAACGCCTTATGCAGGTGTTTGCTCAGCGGTATTGTCAGTGTAACAGAGACATTGTGGCAAAGCTAAGAGATCCTGAAACCATTTTTGTCTTAGCCTTTGCCATTATTATGCTTAACACAGATCTTCATACTGCATCcatgaaacaagaaaagagaatgaagattgAGGACTTTATTAAGAATTTaagag GTATTGATGATGGGTATGACATTGAGCGTGAAATGCTGGAAGGAATGTATCAGCGCATCAAGGCGCAGGAGTTCAGACCTGGCCATGATCATGTTACCCAGGTTCTAAAG GTACAACAGACGATGGTAGGTAAGAAACCAAACTTGGCACTACCTCACCGTCGCCTAGTTTGCTACTGCCGACTGTATGAAATTCCTGACAtcaccaagaaagagagagttggagtCCACCAGCGTGAAGTCTTCCTCTTCAATGATCTGTTGGTTGTAACAAAGATTTTCTCCAAGAAGAAAAATTCTGTCACGTACACCTTTAGGCAAAGCTATCCTCTAGCTGGTCTTGTGATATCCACAAAGGAGGTGCCAC attATCCATATCTCATGGAAGTGCGTCAAAGAGTTGATAACAAAGTCTTGATTATTTTCAATGCGCGGAATGAGCATGATCGCACCAAATTTTGTGAGGATCTGAAGGAGAGCGTATGTGAAATGGATGAGATGGAATCTTTAAGAATTGAGGGTGAGCTGGAGAAGCAAAAGGCTTCTTTGAGGGCATCACGGCCCAACTCTACAACTGAGAACAGAGACTCCGGAGTTGCTGATATGGAGTTATTGACTACAAATGAGAAGAATGGAACACTGAAATCAGATTCTACTCTAAAGAGATCAGCTCTAAGTAACTCACTATTGGACATCCATGAGGCTG ACGGTGGTGGGCGGTCAGTGCGTCGGGGCAGTGTTGGCTCCCTCGACTCTGGCATGTCTGTGTCCTTCCAGTCCACTAGTGCCTCCAATGAAACGTCTCCTGCCAGTGGTCCTCAACAACCTGTCACCACCAGTGCCAGCCAGGGAGAtctacaacagcaacagcaacggcGTTCTCTGACCTCAAATTCATCCTTCCTTGGTCAACTGTTCAGACCTCGTAGAACCTCACGTCCTGAGCTAAATATTTCAGGAGTGGAGGTGTGA